The DNA segment ACGCCAAGGTCGTTGCGGATTTTCTCGTCGGTGGGCGCCAGGCGGGCGGCGCGTTGCAGGTGGGCCTGAGCCTGGCCGTAGTCGCCTCGCGCGGCGTGGAGCTGGCCCAGGCCATGTTCGGCCTGGGCGGTCAGGCAGCCGCCGAGCAGGCTGCGATATAACGGTTCCGCCTCGCTGCGGCCGAGCAGGCGGTAGACCTTGGCTTTGCGCAGGCGCACTTCGCTGAGGTTGTCCGGCAGGCTTTGCAGGTTGGCGAGGCTGGCGTGCAGTTTGCCGTCGTTGGCCAGATCGTCCGCCAGATTCAACGCCAGTTCCTGCTCCTGGGTCATCTTGCTGCAACTGCTCGGTGACAGCAGCGCCGTCCACGGCGCCTGGCCGTCGGTGGCGCAACCGCCGAGCAGCAGCAGACTTGCCATGACTATCAGTACTTTCATCAAACGCTCTCCATGAGCCAACGTCAGTTTGCGAACGCCCGGGCAATCGCGGTGAAGCCCGGGCCGGCGAGGACGATCAGCAAGGCCGGAAACAGAAACAGCATCATCACCACCGACATCTTTGCCGACATTTTCGAGATGTATTCCTGCAAGCGGGTCAGGCGTCGGTCATCCAACAGTTGCTTGAGCGCCAGCAGCGATTTCATCGCGCCGCCGCCCTGGTGAATCAATTGTTCAAGAATCACGCAGGTGTCGCTGAACTCGTCGACCGCGAGCATCACCGCCGCTTTGTGCAGCTCCTGGCCGAGTTCCAGGCCGCTGTCGACGCGCGCTAGAATCAGGCGCAGTTCGCTGGTCAGTTCCGGCAGCAGTTTTTGCGCTTCGCTGCTGAGCACGCGCAATGCCTGTTCCACCGCCATGCCGGATTCGAAGAGGATGCGCAGCAACGGAATGAAGGTGGATATCTCCACCGCGAGGGTGCGCTGGCGTCGCGCCGCGGCGTAGGCGAGCACGCGTTTGGGCAGCAGATAGCCGCCACCGGTGGCGAGCATCGGCACGATCCAACGGTTGTCGGCCTGGGGCAAGAACACCTGCTGCAGAAAGATCGCCAGGCCCAGGGTCAGCAGTGGCGTGCCGATCTGGCAGGCGGCGTACAACGAGCGCTCGCTGGCACGGCGCCAGCCGATGCGGTTGAGCAGGGTCTGGGTTTCGCTGTCGATGCTCACCGAGCGCTGGCCGAAGCGGCTGCTGCCCACCGCGCGCAACCAGCTGCCGAAGCGGTTTTCGCGCAAGGTTTGACCTTGCAGGCGCTGGTTGATTTGCCGTACCCGGCGCCGCTCGACCAGCAGGTGATTGATCACCAGCAACAGCGCGCCGAGCAGCAGCATGAGCGCCGCGAGCCAGATCATCTCAAACGCTCCGCAACATGCGCCACAGCGCCAGACTGCCGACCACTTGCAACGCGGCGGCGCTGATCAGCATCTGCCGCCCGCCCGTGTCGTTCCACATGCCGAGCATGTAGCCGGGATTGGTCAGCATGAAGTAACTCACCAACAGCAGCGGCAACGCACCGAGCACCCAGGCGGTCATGCGTGTTTCGCCGGTCAGGGCGCGCAGCTGCCGTGCGCCCTGATCACGTTCGCGGATCAGTTTGATCAGGTTCTCCAGCAGCTCGCTGGCGTTGCCGCCGTAGCGGTGGTTGACCTTGAGGCCGAGGGCGAACATGCGCAATTCGTCCTGTTCATACAGTTCGGCAAAATCGCTGACGGCGTCGGGCAGGTTCACGCCCAATTGCACGTTGCGCTGCACCCGGCCCATGGCGGCTTTCAGCGGGTCCTCGCTGGCGTCGATGCTGCCCATCACCGCGTCGCTGAGGGTGCGCCCGGATTTCAGGCTGCGGACGGTGTGGTCAAGCAACTGCGGCAGTTGCTCGATCATGCGCTTGATCCGCCGCTGGTACAGAAAGGCGATGTACAGCCGCAACGCCAGTGGCGGCACGACGATCATCAGCAGCAGGCCGAACCAGTCGGCGAGTACGAAACCCAGCCCCATCGCCACTGCCCACAGACTCAGCCACAGGCCGAAACGTTCGGTCGGGCGGCCCAGCCCGGCGCGCAGGAACATCCGCTCCAGCCCGACCCAGACGGGTTTCTCCGCAGCCAGTTGCGGTTGCCCGGCGGCCAGTCGGTTGAGGACTTTTTCCGTGGCGGTCTTGCGCAGGCCCTGCAGGAACAGGCGAATCGACAGCCCCAGCAGGGCCAGGCAGACGAGGATCAGAATCAACGGTGCCCACATGTTCGCTGCTCCTCGCCGTCAGACCGAATGCGCATCAAAACGCAATTTGTCGCCGGCCGGATTCACTGCTTCGCGCAGAAAGCCAAAACCCGTGCGGCGGTCGAGGCGGAACAGGGTGTTGGTGACGTAGACGTCTTCGCGAATGCCAACCACTTCCACCACTTCGCTGACGCAGCGGCGCCCATCGGGCATGCGCGTCAACTGGATGATCACGTCGAGAGCGGCGCAGATCATCTGGCGCAGGGTGCGTTCGGCGATGGAACGACCGGTCAGACCGACCAGGGTTTCCAGCCGCAGCAACGCATCCTGAGCATTGTTGGCGTGCACGGTACTCATCGAACCGTCATGGCCGGTGTTCATGGCGGTGAGGACGTCGACCACCTCAACGCCGCGAATCTCGCCGAGGATGATCCGGTCCGGACGCATGCGCAGAGCGTTGCGAATCAGGTCGCTGGCTTTTACTTCACCGTGGCCTTCGGCATTTGGCGGGCGGGTTTCCAGGCGCACCACATGCGGGTGGCCGAGCTGCAATTCGGCGACGTCCTCAATGGTCACCAGACGTTCGTGGGGGTTGATCAACTGGCTGAGAATGTTCAGCAGCGTGGTTTTGCCGGTGCCGGTGCCGCCGCTGATGAGGATGTTGCAGCGCTGGCCGACCGCGTTTTGAAAAAACTCGAAGATCGACAGGTCGATGGTCTGCATCGCCATCAGATCGCTGCTCTTGAGCATGTCCTTGCGAAATTTGCGAATCGACAGACACGGGCCGTCGAGGGCGATCGGCGGAATGATCGCATTGACCCGGCTGCCATCCGGCAGGCGCGCATCGACCATCGGCGAAGACTCGTCGAGGCGCCGCCCGAGCGGCGCAAGAATCCGCTGCATGACCCGCTCGACATGATGCGCATCGATAAAACGCAAATCGCTTTGATGCAGCACGCCGTCGCGTTCGATGAACACCCGGTGCGGGCCATTGACCAGAATTTCGGTCACCGATGGGTCGCGCAGCAGCACTTCCAGCGGGCCGAAACCAGTGAGTTCGTCGACAATTTCTTCCGCCAGCCGCTCCATCTCATAGCGGGAAATCGCCAGGTGCAGACGGGCGATGTACTCGGCAACCTTGTCGGTGACGAAATGCGCGAGCTGCTGCCGCGAGCCTTCCAGCAGATTTGTTCCCGACTCCTCGAGGGCATCGATGATGTAGCGATGCAGGACCAGTTTCAGGCCTTCGTGATCGCTGTTGCCGTTACCGGCGCGCGGTGCGCTGCCGAACAGTTTTTCCGTGCTCATGAGCTGCCTCGCAAGCGGTCGAACCACGTGATTTTGGGTTTCGCCAGCCCCTCGGAGCGTTTCGCCAGACGTTCGCCAAGAGCGCGCAGGCTCTGCGTGAGTTTCTCCCGAGGGGCCAGTTCGAACAGGCTAACGCCCTGGTTTTTTGCGTTCAGGCGCACTTCCGGGGTCAGGGCCAGGGTGGCGATCACTTCGAGGTTGAAAGTCTTGCCGAGGGTTTCCGCGTTCGGCGCGACGCTGCTCAAGTAGCGGTCAACCAGCAGGCGGGCATGGTCGAGCTTCATGCCTTTTTCGCGCCACAGATTGAGCACCGCGAGATTGCGTCGGCAGTTGAGCACGTTCTGGTCGGTGTACCAAAGCAGCTTATCGCAGTGGCTGACGAAGGTGCGCAAGGCTTCGCTGTCGCTCTGCCCGGTAAGGTTCACGACGATGTGCTGAAAGTGCTGACGCAGGGCGCTGAGCAGCATGTACAACTCGGCGGCGCTGGTGTTTTCCAGCGGCTCGTCATTGCTTGCATAGGCGAGGATGCGCAGGCCGGCTTCGGTGCTGGTGAAGGCGCTGTCGATCAGTGTCGCGTCGAGCCGGCGCAAGTGGCGCAAGGCATCGCCAAAATGAAACGAGCTCTCCAGCCCGAGCAGCGCCAGGCTGTCGCCGCGCGGCAGACCGAGGTCGAGCAGCAAAGTCTGCTGGCCGCTCTTTTGCACCACCAGCGCCATGTGGTTGGTCAGCAGCGCGCCGTCAGAACTGCTCTGCACACCGTACATCACCGTCAGCCCGCCCAGTTGTGTGTTCGGCGCCACCGGCGGCAGGCGTTTGCTCAAGCGCCGCACCAGTCCGGCGACTTCGCTGGAACGCGAGCCATAAGCTACAAAATCCCGCGCACCGGCGCGCATGGCATTGAGCACAAGCTGATTGTCCATGCCGTCGCCGAGGGCAACGATCGCCAGCATCGGTTTGGCCTCCAGCGCGCCTTCTATGAGTGCACTCTGCGCGACCACATGTTCACGATCGAGACCGACAAACACCAGGCTGGCGAACGTGACGTCGACCAGTGCCAGCAACTCGTCGAGGCTGCCGCCACCGGCGCTGACTACCTGGCCGAGCGGCGCGAGCGCACCTTGCAGCCACTCCAGATCAGTGCTGTTGCGGGTGATGGCGAGGAAGGTCTGGCTGAGGTTCTGGCTCATTGCGATAACCCGCTGCGCTTGTCGAAATTGCCGTTTTCAAGAAAAAACATGCGGTAGAAATTCGGGTCGTAGTTGCGCAGCTTTTCACCGGGCAGCGACGGCAATTGCGCGTCCGCCGCCAGTGGCTGCACCAGATGCGGTGTGACGATCATCAGCAGTTCACGTTCTTCGCGCTTGATCTGCGAGCCTTTGAAAAATGCGCCGAGCACCGGGATGTCGCCCAGGCCGGGAAACTTGTTCACCTGCGAACTGTTGGTGGTGCTGATCAAACCGCTGATCACAAAGCTTTCGCCATCGCCCAGCGACACGCTGGTGTCGGTGCGGCGGATGGTCAGCGCGGGCACGGTGGTGCCGGCAATGTTCACCGCGTTGGCGAAATCCAGTTCGCTGACTTCCGGGGCGACCTTCAGGGCGATGCGATCACGGCCGATGATGGTCGGCGTCAGGGTCAGGCGGATGCCGAATTCCTTGTACTCGATCGACACGCTGTCGCTGCCGGAACTGGGCACCGGAATCGGGATTTCACCGCCCGCAAGAAAGCTCGCGCTCTGCCCGTTCAGCGCCACCAGGCTAGGGCGGGCGAGCGTGTAGGCAAAACCACTGGTTTCCAGCGCATTGATGATCGCCATGGTCTTGCCGCCAACCCAGGAGAAATTGAACAGCGAGTTATCCACCGGCAGGCGTGGCTGCGGCACCCCGTCAATCGGCGGCAGGGTGCCGGGCGAACCGAAAAGGAAATTGCCTCGCGTGCCGATCAGCGAGGCGGTGGCTTCCTTGAGTTTGGTCCTGCTGACTTCGACAAAACGAATATCGGTCTGCACCTGTGACGGCAGGCTTGGATCGTCCGAGGGCAGGCTGCCGGTCATCGCCGCAGTGGCGGCGCCTTGCACAAAGACCATGCTCTGGCGCGGCTCGCTTGAACAGGCCGTCCAGACCATCAGGCTGGTCGCGCCGGGCGCCACGCCAGTGAGCAAAAACGATGAACTGCCGTTAGCGTGCACGTCGGCAATTTTCGGATCGCCGATCGCCAGACGGGTGATCGCCACGGGCGACTGCACATCCTGCTGAAAGCCTTCGCCGATCTCGATGACTGGCGGCAATCGGCCGAGGGTCGAGCAACTGCCAACGGCCGCGGATGCCGCACCCGTCGACAGTCCCATCACCATCAAGACGCGGAGCATGTGTTTCCCTGTCGACCTGCAACGACTCTGCATGCACCTGGATCCTTGCGCTGTCATGGGGTTTGTTGGCTGAGCTGATTGCCGCGGATGATTTCCACCGCGGGGCGCGCGATTGTGTTTGAGCTGCTGCTGGACGGTGTTTTCGGTGCGCTGCCCATGGCCAGTTGGGTGAATTGGAAGAGCTGACTGTTGGCGTTATCGAGGTGCGCGGAGGACTGTTGTTCGCCAGCCCAATATCTGGCCAGACGTTGTTCTTCGCTGCTGCGTACGGCCAGGCGCAAGGTGCCGGCCTGGGTCGCAAGCATCAGGCGGCTCAGCAATTGCTGCGGCACCGCGAGCACCACGGTGCGTGCCGCGAGGCGGCGTTGATCCTGTTTCAGTTTGTCTTCGGTGCTGAGCGTCGGCGTGGCCGGTTGGCCATCGTTGGTCAGGCCGTACTGCTCGCCGACGCCGAGCACACGCATCGCCGGCAGGACAATTTGCGCCGACTGCTGCGGGTTGCTGGCGTCCTGACGCAGGTAGAGCAACACATCGACGTAATCGCCAGGCAGCAATTGCCCGGCCGCGCCGATCACTTCGTCAACCGCCACGGTCAGCGCGCGTTCATCGCTGCGGATCATCCGCGCCAGCGTGCCGCCGGCGCTGAAACTTTCATCGGTGAGCCAGGTGCCCGCGCTCAAGGAACGCCAGGGTGTGCGACCGATGGCCTGATCGACATTGCTCAAGCTACCGGCCGGTGCGCTGCGCAATTTTTCTACTGTCACATCTGCCGCCGTCAGTGCGGTGAAGGGCGGCACATCGTGCAGCAGCACCACCACCGGTTGGCGAGTCTGGTCTTCGGCAATCGCGACAGTGTTTTCAACGCTGACCGCCGGGGCGATCGGTGCTTGCGCGACGGGGACCGGATGGCGACTGAGGATCAATCCCCAGTAACCGACAAAAATCGCGCCCAGCAAGAGGATGGCGGCGAGGGCCATGGTGACGCGACTGTTCATGACGGCTCTCCCTTTCCTGCTGCACTACCCGTCGAACTTGTTAACGAGAGAAATTCCCGATTCTGCAGCTATGAACATGCAACTATTTCGCTATTTGCACGCTAGCTGATCTGTACAAAAGCGCCATTAATGACAGGCAAATAACCCACGAAAGTATGGGGCCTGGCCAATTAACAGCAGGAAATGCCGTACACAGGCATGGATTAATGCTTTGTGATTAATCCGTTCTTACAGTTGTTGGGTGGGGGTTTGTTGACAATGCTCAGGTGGCACGGTGGAACCTTGCCGCGGTGGTGATGTCGGCGCCAGAGGCGCGAAGGAGCAAGCGTATGTTGGGTATGAATCTGGAATATCTGATGGCCAAGGCCCGTTTGTTGTTCAAGAGCGAGGAGGGAGCTTCGGCGATTGAATATGCAATTGTCGTGGCGATGGTCGCGGTGGTGGTTGTGGCGTTTGTTACCCCGTTGGGCGACCGGGTGCTGGCGATCTTCAACAACATTCTGACCAGTCTGGATGGGACTGCTGTAACCAGGCCGACGCCTTGATCGCGGTGTGGATCGCCGTTGGCTGATCTCGGGCTACACTCTGGTTTACTTTCAGTTTTCAGGGATTGCCCATGAATTCTCTCCCTATGCCCCGCCAACAGTTGCTTCTGGTTGACGACGAAGAGGACGCGTTGCTGGAGTTGGCGGAGTTGCTGGAGGGGGAGGACTTTGTCTGTCATACCGCGACTTCGGTGAAGCAAGCGTTGCATCACCTGACCCGGCATCCGGATATTGCGCTGGTGATTACTGATCTGCGCATGCCGGAGGAATCGGGGATGTCGCTGATCCGGCGGTTGCGTGAGCATACGTCTCGGGAGCATTTGCCGGTGATTGTGATGTCGGGGCATGCGGATATGGAAGATGTCAGCGATATGTTGCGGTTGCAGGTGCTGGATCTGTTTCGCAAACCGATTTATCACGTTCGGCTTTTTGAGACGCTGGATAATTTGTTTCCCAAGGTTCGGGGTGGGTGAACGCGGCGGCCTGCGGGCCGACCGGGTTCTTGGGGTTTTGGGGGGTTATCCGTTGCTTCGGGTGTGGCGGCTGGCGGTTTCGCCCTTACGGCGAGTCCCTTTTTCAGACGCCAAAAAGGAACCAAAAGGCTTGCTCCTGCGTACGGCCCTCGCAGGCTCGGGTCCCTTCGCTCCGGGATCGATCCGGGCGCAGCGGCTACGGTTTGCTTCGCTGCACCTCCTTCCGCTGTGTACGACTTCGTCGTACGGTCGCTGCGCTCCCACGCCCGGATCAATCCCTCCACTCAGCCTTCCGATGTCGCTGGTTAGGCAAGATCAAAAGCACTCGAGCTAACGCTCATTGTTGAGTGGTTAGAAGCGGGTGGTTGGCTTGGGATTGGTGGTGGATTCGCCCCCTCACCCCAGCCCTCTCCCCCTGGAGAGGGAGCCGATTTGTGGGCCGTTCAGAACCTGCGTACGACTCGGTATCCCAAGTCGGCGTATCTCTTACATCCACCGCGGTCAGTCCCCTCTCCCTCCGGGCGGTCCGACGTTTCGGGAGGGCTAGGGTGAGGGTCGGCTTTTGGCTTGCCAGGCTGATCGGCAGCACCACCGCGTTATCGTTCATCGCCAGCAGGCTGGCTCCCACCAGTCATGCACCGATCTTGAAATCAGCGCAAAACCTGTGGGAGCTGGCTTGCCAGCGATGGCGCCCTCACAGCCAACAAATATTATGCAGAACTCACCCCATTCAAACTGTGGGAGCCAGCCCGCTGGCGATTGGCGGCCTCACTGCCGACTAATCTCTAAGTGCAAACACACAGTCCAATTGTAGGAGTGAGCCTGCTCGCGATAGCGGCCTCACAGCCCCCCATGTTTTCCAGAACGCACCCATTCCAATGGTGGGAGCCTGCTCGCGAATGCGGTTGTTCGGCCTGAACAAGCTTATTGTCGAACCACCATCGCGAACATCCTCCCCCCTACAACTGATAACTGAAACTGACGCTATACCGCGGTTTGCGATTCAACGTGTCCAGCGCTTCATCGGACATGGCCTTGGCCACTTCCAGCGATATGTTGTAGTACCTGGCGTCGCCAAACCTCAGCCCGATGGCTGTCGAGGAGAGGTTGTTGGCCTGTACCGGCAGTTGGTTGAACCAGCTGCGTGAGCGGTCGAGTACGACGTACGGTTGCAGGATGCGCAGCCAGTTGCCGTCGCGGTTGAAGCTGTAGTTGACTTCGTATGCCACGCCCCGGCCCTTTTAGAAGCGGGTGGTTGGCTTGGGATTGGTGGTGGATTCGCCCCTCACCCCAGCCCTCTCCCCCTGGAGAGGGAGCCGATTTGTGGGCCGTTCAGAACCTGCGTACGACTCGGTATCCCAAGTCGGCGTAGCTCTCGCATTCACCGCGGTCAGTCCCCTCTCCCTCCGGGCGGTCCGACGTTTCGGGAGGGCTAGGGTGAGGGTCGGCTTTTGGCTTGCCAGGCCCGATCTGCCGGACCACCGCGTTATCGTTCATCGCCAGCAGGCTGGCTCCCACAAGTCATGCGCCGATCTTGAAATCAGCGCAAAACCTGTGGGAGCTGGCTTGCCAGCGATGCGCCCTCACAGCCAACGAATATTATGCAGAACTCACCCCATTCAAACTGTGGGAGCCAGCCTGCTGGCGATCGGCGGCCTCACTGCCAACTAATCTCTAACTGCAAAAACACAGTCCAATTGTAGGAGTGAGCCTGCTCGCGATAGCGGCCTCACAGCCTCCTAATTTCTACCGGTTGAACACAACCCTGTGCGAGCGAGCCTGTTCGCGAATGCGTCAGGTCAGCAAAACAATCTGTGTCTCAGACCACCATCGCGAACACCCTCCCCCCTACAACTGATAACTGAAACTGACGCTATACCGCGGTTTGCGATTCAACGTGTCCAGCGCTTCATCGGACATGGCCTTGGCCACTTCCAGCGATATGTTGTAGTACCTGGCGTCGCCAAACCTCAGCCCGATGGCTGTCGAGGAGAGGTTGTTGGCCTGTACCGGCAGTTGGTTGAACCAGCTGCGTGAGCGGTCGAGGACGACGTACGGTTGCAGGATGCGCAGCCAGTTGCCGTCGCGGTTGAAGCTGTAGTTGACTTCGTATGCCACGCCCCAGCCCTTGTCGCCGGAGGCCTGGTCGTCGGGGTAGCCGCGGCCGAAGTTTTGTCCGCCGAACACCGCGCGTTCGCTGTCGGGCAGGGTGTCGTCGCTCCAGTACAGCGCGGCCGAGAGGACGCCTTGCCAGTTGTCGAGGAATTTGTCGCTCTGCACCCCGGACAGGCGCACGCGGAAGAAGTCCAGGTCGATGTCGTCGTAATTGGTGTGTGCGCCGAGGCTGTCGAAGCCTTGATAGACACCGGCGCTGAGGATGCGCAGTTGGCGAGCGTCGGCCTTGCGCCAGTCGCCTTCGAAGGCGAGGGCGCGGACATCGGTGCGCAACTCGGTGCTGAACGGGAAGTTGATGCCGTCGTAGCGGGTCTTGTCGTCGACCGCGTAGAGGCGTGAGCCGGCGGTCAGCAGTTCGTTGGCGGAGGCGATCAAGGGTGTGCTGAAGCCGATCGAGTAGCGGTCGTTTTCGCGGTGGGTGCTGAGCCGTCCGCCGCCGTTAACCAGCACTTCGGTATCGGGATCGGCGCGGTAGCGGGAGGCCGAGAGATTCAGTTGGGTGCCTTCGCTGTCGAGGAACTGGCTGTAGTCGAGGCGGTAGTAATGCTCTTTATCATCGCCCGGTGGAAACAGGCCGCTGAGGGCCAGTTGCTCGCCCATTGATGTCTGCGAATTGCTACTGACACCGAGCAGGGCCTGGGGGCCGTTGCGGTTGTCTTCGGTGGTGCTCAGGGTGCTGGTGAACGGTTTGCGGCTGGCCTGGGCGATCAGCGTGGTGGCGCCATCGGTGGTGCCCGGTGGCGGCACCTGGGCCTGGATCGTTACGCCGGGGATACGCGTCATCAGCGTGGTGTAGCGCTCGAAGGTCTTGCGGGTCAGCGGCCGTTCGGCCTGGATCTTTGCCGCCAGTTTGTCGAGCAGACCTTTGACCCGGCCGACATCGCCCTGCATCTGGATATCGCGCACGTAGCCCTCCACCAGCACTACCCGGGCGACGCCGTCGTCGAAGTTCTGTTGCGGCAAAAACGCGTAGGACAGCAGGTAGCCGTCCTGTTGATAGCGGCGAGTGATGTTGCGCGTGGCTTCAATCAGATCGGCGAGGCTGGTCTGTCGGCCGATCAGCGGTTTATAGACTTCGGCCAGTTCGTTGAGCGGATAGATCGTGCCGCCTTCGATCTGCACGGTCTTCAGATCAACTTTGGTTTCCATCAGCAGCGGCTGCGCGGCAGTCGCGCCCGGATCCGGCACTTGCAGCGGCGTGGCACTCGGGCGGTAGGCGTCGGCCGGCAGGTTCGGCTGGGGCAGGTTGCGGATGGTTTCGTTGCTGTTGAGAAAGCTGGGCAGGGTGTCGGCGAAGGCGATGGAAGTGAGGCTGAGCAGCAGCAGGGATGCCATTACGCGCATAGGACACTCCATGGTCAGATCGCAGCACTGGGCGGATTTTTCCTGAGAAAAAAGGCGGAAGACTCGTGGGAGTCTTCCGCCCTCAACCAAGCGTAGGCGCTGTAGGTAAGGCCGTCGAATCGGCCAGGTGCAATTTAGCGTTGAGTGCCGCTCAAAGCGCCGGTCAGGCCACCGAGTACCCCGCCCAGACCGCCAGATGTGCCGCCAGTGGCAGTGCCGCTGTTGACCAGACCACCGACTGCCGCCACAGTGCCGCCGACGTTAGTGACCAGACCTCCAACCGCTGTAGTGACCGGGTTGTTGGTCGCGGCAATGGTGTTGCCGAGGCTGCTGACCGCGCCGCCGACCTGACCGGTGAGGCCGGCAACGGGTGAGCCAAGGCCAGTGGCGGCGCCGACTTGCTGGGTGACGCTGGTGACGGCGCTGGTGACCGGATTCAGGCCTGCGCCGACAGCAGCGCCAACCGTGGCCAGGGGTGATGTAGTGGCGGTGATCGGAGTACCAGAGCCACCGAGCACCGTGTTGAGCGAAGCGATGGTGTTGCCTAGCCCGCCAGCGGTCACACCACCGGCACTGACCACGCCATTGGTGTTGCCTGCGTTGAGGCCTGCGCCGACGTTGACCACCGCGCCACCGACAGTTTGCAGCAGGCCGGTGCCGCCGAGGCCGCCACCCAAACCACCGCCAGTGCCGGAACCGGTGCCGTTGGACACCAGCCCGCCGGCTTTGCCGACCGCCGTGCCGGTGTTGCTCAGCGCACCGCCCAGCGTGTTGGTCAGCGCATTGCCGCTACCGGCGCCGGTAACCTTACCGCCAAGGCCGTTCACCGCGCCGCCCCCTTGCGCCACGGCGCCTTTGAGCGGATCGCCGAGGCCGGTGGCATCGCCGAGTTTATCGGTGGTGCTCTCGACCATGGCGATCACCGGGACCAGGCTGCTGCCGACTTTGTTGGTCAACTGGCTGGTCGGGCCGTTGCTCAGAGTGGTGTTGAGGGTGTCGCCAAGCATGGTGACTTTGACGCCGACGCCATCGAGTACCGGCGCCACTTTCGTGACCACGCCGCCGCCGACCGGTACGCTGCTGGTGGCGCTGACCAGTTTGCCGCTCAGGTCCGAGACACCGTCGCCGACATCCGACACCACACCGCCGACCGAGGCCACGGTCGTGGTCAGGCCTTTCGGGTCGGTGGCCAGTTTGCCGATGCCGTTACTGACGCCATCACCCAGGGTGCTGACCACATTGCCCGTCGTGTTGGCCACACTTTGTACGATGCCGCCAGCCACTGGAACATTGCTCAGGGAATCGCCGATCTTGCCGACGCCATCGCCGACACCGCTGACGGTTTTGCCGACATCCTGCACCAGCGTCGTGGTCACGAGCGCTGGTGTGGTCGGGTTAGTCGGATTGGTGGGATCCGTCGGGTTCGCAGGGTTTGTCGGATCGGTGCCGCCGCCGGTTCCACCAGTCCCGCCACCCGCCCCGCCGGTGCCGCCGCCAGTGCCGCCAGTGCCTGCGGTATCACCCCCGCCTGCGGTGCCGCCAGCGCCGCCGGACCCATCGGTGCCCGCCGTGCCGTCTGCGGTCGAACTGCCCGAACTGCTGCGATGGCCGCCACCGCCGCTGCTGCAGCCGGCGATGCCGAGGGAGAGGATCAATGCCAGAGCGATTGCCGATTTGGACCACATCACTTGAGTTTTCATGATCGAGATTCCTGCACCTGTCACAACGTTACGTTGCCTTCGATGGCCCGCCGATCTGTTGTCGGCGATGCCTCGTCCATGGCTCTAATCTCAGTCGATCAGTCATTTCGCACCATTCTCAAGTTGGTATTAACGCCTTTATACGAAGGGCGCGGCGCTCTGCCTAAGGACTAATACTCAGGTCATAACA comes from the Pseudomonas granadensis genome and includes:
- a CDS encoding Flp family type IVb pilin, with protein sequence MNLEYLMAKARLLFKSEEGASAIEYAIVVAMVAVVVVAFVTPLGDRVLAIFNNILTSLDGTAVTRPTP
- a CDS encoding response regulator, translating into MNSLPMPRQQLLLVDDEEDALLELAELLEGEDFVCHTATSVKQALHHLTRHPDIALVITDLRMPEESGMSLIRRLREHTSREHLPVIVMSGHADMEDVSDMLRLQVLDLFRKPIYHVRLFETLDNLFPKVRGG
- a CDS encoding ShlB/FhaC/HecB family hemolysin secretion/activation protein; the protein is MRVMASLLLLSLTSIAFADTLPSFLNSNETIRNLPQPNLPADAYRPSATPLQVPDPGATAAQPLLMETKVDLKTVQIEGGTIYPLNELAEVYKPLIGRQTSLADLIEATRNITRRYQQDGYLLSYAFLPQQNFDDGVARVVLVEGYVRDIQMQGDVGRVKGLLDKLAAKIQAERPLTRKTFERYTTLMTRIPGVTIQAQVPPPGTTDGATTLIAQASRKPFTSTLSTTEDNRNGPQALLGVSSNSQTSMGEQLALSGLFPPGDDKEHYYRLDYSQFLDSEGTQLNLSASRYRADPDTEVLVNGGGRLSTHRENDRYSIGFSTPLIASANELLTAGSRLYAVDDKTRYDGINFPFSTELRTDVRALAFEGDWRKADARQLRILSAGVYQGFDSLGAHTNYDDIDLDFFRVRLSGVQSDKFLDNWQGVLSAALYWSDDTLPDSERAVFGGQNFGRGYPDDQASGDKGWGVAYEVNYSFNRDGNWLRILQPYVVLDRSRSWFNQLPVQANNLSSTAIGLRFGDARYYNISLEVAKAMSDEALDTLNRKPRYSVSFSYQL
- a CDS encoding collagen-like triple helix repeat-containing protein encodes the protein MKTQVMWSKSAIALALILSLGIAGCSSGGGGHRSSSGSSTADGTAGTDGSGGAGGTAGGGDTAGTGGTGGGTGGAGGGTGGTGGGTDPTNPANPTDPTNPTNPTTPALVTTTLVQDVGKTVSGVGDGVGKIGDSLSNVPVAGGIVQSVANTTGNVVSTLGDGVSNGIGKLATDPKGLTTTVASVGGVVSDVGDGVSDLSGKLVSATSSVPVGGGVVTKVAPVLDGVGVKVTMLGDTLNTTLSNGPTSQLTNKVGSSLVPVIAMVESTTDKLGDATGLGDPLKGAVAQGGGAVNGLGGKVTGAGSGNALTNTLGGALSNTGTAVGKAGGLVSNGTGSGTGGGLGGGLGGTGLLQTVGGAVVNVGAGLNAGNTNGVVSAGGVTAGGLGNTIASLNTVLGGSGTPITATTSPLATVGAAVGAGLNPVTSAVTSVTQQVGAATGLGSPVAGLTGQVGGAVSSLGNTIAATNNPVTTAVGGLVTNVGGTVAAVGGLVNSGTATGGTSGGLGGVLGGLTGALSGTQR